In Geobacter anodireducens, a genomic segment contains:
- a CDS encoding long-chain fatty acid--CoA ligase: protein MTDTLIPRTPSAYDYPLLIKNLFRNPVVDNPDQEIIYRGVVRHTYRDVRQRVRRLANVLTGLGVKAGDTVAVMDWDSHRYLELFFAVPMIGAVLHTINVRLSPEQILYTIDHAEDDLLLVNGEFLPILEQIRGRIGTVRGYVLLTDEEIMPESHIPFVGEYEALLAEAATDYEFPDFDENSRATTFYTTGTTGLPKGVYFSHRQLVLHTLGVMASLGTASAHGRLHQGDVYMPITPMFHVHAWGMPYLATMLGIKQVYPGRYSPDLLLELIEKERVTFTHCVPTILHMLLRHPHAKRVDLAGLKMIIGGAAMSRALCCEALERGIDVFTGYGMSETCPILTISRLTPEMLAREPAQQAEIRCLTGLSLPFVDLRVVDPESGAEQPRDGRSAGEIVVRAPWLTQGYLKDHRTSEKLWEGGFLHTGDVAVRDERGYVRITDRTKDVIKVAGEWVSSLELEDILAHHPAVAEVAVIGQLDEKWGERPLALVVLKPEEAGRVVEKDLAHFVREYADKGMVSKQVVLLKVRLVDAIDKTSVGKISKVTLREKYLA, encoded by the coding sequence ATGACCGATACCCTGATACCCCGCACCCCCTCGGCCTACGACTATCCCCTGCTCATCAAGAACCTGTTCCGCAACCCCGTGGTCGACAACCCGGACCAGGAAATCATCTACCGGGGCGTGGTCCGTCACACCTACCGCGACGTGCGCCAGCGGGTCCGGCGCCTGGCCAACGTCCTGACGGGCCTGGGGGTCAAGGCGGGCGATACCGTGGCGGTCATGGATTGGGACAGCCACCGCTATCTGGAGCTTTTTTTCGCCGTGCCCATGATCGGCGCTGTGCTCCATACCATCAACGTCCGCCTCTCGCCGGAGCAGATCCTCTACACTATCGACCATGCCGAGGACGATCTGCTGCTGGTGAACGGCGAGTTCCTCCCCATCCTTGAGCAGATCAGGGGCAGGATCGGCACGGTGCGGGGGTATGTGCTCCTCACCGACGAGGAGATTATGCCCGAAAGCCACATCCCCTTTGTGGGGGAGTACGAGGCGCTCCTGGCCGAGGCTGCCACCGACTATGAGTTTCCCGATTTCGACGAGAACTCCCGGGCAACCACCTTCTATACCACCGGCACCACCGGCCTCCCCAAGGGGGTCTATTTCAGCCATCGTCAACTGGTGCTCCACACCCTGGGGGTCATGGCATCCCTCGGCACGGCCTCCGCCCATGGCCGCCTCCACCAGGGGGACGTCTACATGCCCATCACCCCCATGTTCCACGTCCATGCCTGGGGCATGCCCTACCTGGCCACCATGCTCGGCATCAAGCAGGTCTATCCGGGGCGCTACTCGCCCGACCTGCTCCTGGAGCTCATCGAAAAGGAACGGGTCACCTTCACCCACTGCGTTCCCACCATCCTCCACATGCTCCTCAGGCATCCCCATGCCAAACGGGTGGACCTGGCAGGGCTCAAGATGATCATCGGCGGGGCCGCCATGTCCCGGGCCCTCTGCTGCGAGGCGCTGGAGCGCGGCATCGATGTTTTCACCGGCTACGGCATGTCCGAAACCTGCCCCATCCTGACCATCTCGCGCCTCACGCCTGAAATGCTGGCGAGGGAGCCGGCGCAGCAGGCCGAGATCCGCTGCCTCACGGGTCTGTCGCTTCCGTTCGTGGACCTGCGGGTGGTGGACCCGGAATCCGGCGCCGAGCAGCCCCGGGACGGCCGGAGCGCCGGCGAGATCGTGGTGCGCGCCCCCTGGCTGACCCAGGGGTACCTGAAGGACCACCGCACCTCGGAAAAGCTCTGGGAGGGAGGCTTCCTCCACACCGGTGACGTGGCCGTGCGGGACGAGCGGGGATACGTGCGGATCACCGACCGGACCAAGGACGTGATCAAGGTGGCGGGGGAGTGGGTGTCCTCGCTGGAGCTGGAGGACATCCTGGCCCATCATCCTGCCGTGGCCGAAGTGGCGGTCATCGGTCAGCTCGACGAGAAATGGGGGGAGCGTCCCCTGGCCCTGGTGGTGCTGAAGCCCGAGGAGGCCGGCCGGGTGGTGGAAAAGGACCTGGCCCACTTTGTCCGGGAGTACGCCGACAAGGGGATGGTCAGCAAACAGGTGGTTCTCCTGAAGGTGCGGCTCGTGGATGCCATCGACAAGACGAGCGTGGGCAAGATCAGCAAGGTGACCCTGCGGGAGAAGTACCTGGCGTAG
- a CDS encoding twitching motility protein PilT, with protein sequence MDMNLLSQILGIAFEKRVSDLHFEVDNPPFFRAKGQLLRSKLPKLTPQDTEFIARAVMEQNHRTLPDELRELDASYSLPNGGRFRVSIFRQRGSIGIVMRVIPPHVGTFEELNLPPVLGEIAKAPNGLVLVTGPTGNGKSTTLASMIRHLNETCTFNIITIEDPIEFLFTSDKSCIIQREVGIDTVDFSAALRSSLRMDPDVIMVGEMRDLETIDACIKAAETGHLVFSTLHTQSAVSTINRLIGHFPPDAQEVLRQRLADILVATVSLRLIKDKSGENILPVVEVMRATTTIQACIREGRLDEIEKHIENGRSLYQMQTLDQHLLELCEKDVITFDQAKQITRSMDLERKLAFTE encoded by the coding sequence ATGGATATGAACCTTTTGTCCCAGATTCTGGGCATTGCCTTTGAAAAGCGGGTTTCCGACCTTCACTTCGAGGTGGACAATCCCCCTTTCTTCCGGGCCAAGGGGCAGTTGCTCCGCTCCAAGCTGCCGAAACTCACCCCCCAGGACACCGAGTTCATCGCCCGGGCCGTCATGGAGCAGAATCACCGGACCCTCCCCGACGAGCTGCGGGAACTGGACGCCTCCTACTCGCTCCCCAATGGCGGGCGCTTCCGGGTGAGCATCTTCCGTCAGCGCGGGAGCATCGGCATCGTCATGAGGGTGATCCCCCCCCACGTGGGGACCTTCGAGGAACTCAACCTGCCGCCGGTCCTGGGTGAGATCGCCAAGGCCCCCAACGGCCTCGTGCTGGTCACCGGGCCCACGGGCAACGGCAAGTCCACCACGCTCGCCTCCATGATCCGCCACCTGAACGAGACCTGCACTTTCAACATCATCACCATCGAGGACCCCATCGAGTTCCTCTTCACCTCGGACAAGAGCTGCATCATCCAGCGGGAGGTGGGAATCGACACGGTCGACTTCAGCGCGGCGCTCCGCTCGTCCCTGCGGATGGACCCCGACGTGATCATGGTGGGCGAGATGCGCGACCTGGAAACCATCGACGCCTGCATCAAGGCGGCGGAGACGGGCCACCTGGTCTTTTCCACCCTCCACACCCAGAGCGCCGTATCCACCATCAACCGGCTCATCGGCCACTTTCCCCCCGATGCCCAGGAGGTCCTGCGCCAGCGCCTGGCCGACATCCTGGTGGCCACCGTGTCGTTGCGGCTCATCAAGGACAAGTCCGGGGAGAACATCCTGCCCGTGGTGGAGGTGATGCGAGCCACAACCACCATCCAGGCCTGCATCCGCGAGGGGCGCCTGGACGAGATCGAGAAGCACATCGAAAACGGCCGCTCCCTCTACCAGATGCAGACCCTTGACCAGCACCTGCTGGAACTGTGCGAGAAGGACGTCATTACCTTCGACCAGGCCAAGCAGATCACCCGCTCCATGGACCTGGAGCGGAAGCTGGCCTTCACCGAGTAG
- a CDS encoding DNA methyltransferase, giving the protein MRAVELFCGIGGFAAAVEGTGVHVVAALDQDDAALATYRLNFPGHGARKVDLERVSAWELTAGGVDLWWLSPPCQPYCERGVRRDLADPRARSLVHILDLTARMSDEALPRHLALENVAGFVGSEAHGRLTEVLASRGYRLQERLLCPTELGIPSRRPRYYLAASRQALASVETSSPLPRKPLAEYLDPLPANGQPAELLLSPSIVERFGAGFRILDPADSDAYTTCFTSGYGRSLTASGAYLRCNDGVRRFSPEEIARLLHFPQSFRFPEEVPLRKRWQLVGNSLSVAAVREVLRALPLPAEEG; this is encoded by the coding sequence ATGAGGGCGGTTGAACTTTTCTGCGGCATCGGCGGCTTCGCCGCCGCGGTGGAGGGGACGGGCGTCCACGTGGTGGCGGCCCTGGATCAGGACGACGCGGCCCTTGCCACCTACCGGCTCAATTTTCCCGGCCACGGTGCGCGGAAGGTGGATCTGGAGCGGGTGAGCGCCTGGGAGTTGACCGCAGGAGGGGTAGACCTCTGGTGGCTGTCACCCCCGTGCCAGCCTTACTGCGAACGGGGCGTCCGCCGGGATCTGGCCGATCCCCGGGCCCGAAGCCTCGTGCATATCCTTGATCTGACCGCCAGGATGTCCGATGAGGCTCTGCCGCGCCATCTGGCCCTGGAGAACGTTGCCGGCTTCGTCGGCTCCGAAGCCCACGGCCGGCTCACCGAGGTACTGGCGTCACGGGGATACCGGCTGCAGGAGCGGCTGCTCTGCCCCACGGAGCTGGGCATCCCCTCCCGTCGCCCCCGCTACTATCTGGCCGCCTCCCGGCAAGCCCTGGCATCGGTGGAGACATCCTCGCCACTGCCCCGCAAGCCCTTGGCCGAGTACCTTGATCCCCTGCCGGCAAACGGTCAGCCGGCCGAACTCCTGCTCTCCCCCTCCATCGTGGAACGGTTCGGTGCCGGCTTCCGCATTCTCGATCCCGCCGATTCCGATGCCTACACCACCTGCTTCACTTCGGGCTACGGCAGGTCCCTCACGGCGTCGGGGGCCTACCTGCGCTGCAACGACGGTGTCAGGCGATTTTCTCCCGAGGAGATCGCCCGCCTCCTGCATTTTCCCCAGTCGTTCCGCTTTCCGGAAGAGGTGCCGCTGCGCAAGCGCTGGCAATTGGTGGGGAACAGTCTGTCCGTGGCCGCGGTGCGGGAGGTGCTTCGGGCGTTGCCGTTGCCGGCTGAGGAGGGGTGA
- a CDS encoding lactate permease has translation MLLEVIPLTLPLLLTLLPIVVILVMLLVFRKAADVSGIIGWFAISVVAWLGFQTTPEVIIRSTAAGFIRSFSVSLIVATSLLQMALMEKTGALRRITIFIRTIASDNRAVQIMMINIGFGTLMVAVGATPVSILPPILLAMGYSTYVAIALPAIGYDSLCTYALLGAPIVVFVDLANSFLGKGNEIALHQAGMVFYMFLPVVSTMIGFCMLWIVGKWQAIREGWLPCLLTGAVIGVVARFTNQYDNLVVLTGVLCGIAVIAAMAAYLVVTGGKVIDRSLLSAEEREFAAAMPLWRAFMPWTLLVILILVLNVPQDLFSWLYRTMKLPITGLTADGKPLDTRALWQAYTWILVSTILAVPFLKPTGEQLRETLRVWARRAPRPVFAAAVFFAIGEIMNMAGYDMAADRFVVPSMVKVLADSSALAFQGMYGEVVAFIGLFGGFITGSEASTIAMFAKYTMTTAKNLDMPLSGLIIVTAGLAFGGGLASVISPAKLQNAAAAIDRIGEEGKVIRIAFVFALLLTLVTSLFVVVLLTVNGMGRV, from the coding sequence ATGTTACTGGAGGTTATTCCCTTGACCCTGCCGTTGCTGCTGACCCTGCTCCCCATCGTAGTCATCCTCGTCATGCTTCTGGTGTTCCGCAAGGCCGCCGATGTGAGCGGCATCATCGGCTGGTTCGCCATCTCGGTGGTGGCCTGGCTCGGATTCCAGACCACGCCGGAAGTCATCATCCGCTCCACCGCCGCCGGCTTTATCCGCTCCTTTTCCGTGTCGCTCATCGTGGCCACGTCGCTCCTTCAGATGGCGCTCATGGAGAAGACCGGCGCGCTCCGGCGGATCACCATCTTCATCAGGACCATTGCCAGCGACAACCGGGCCGTGCAGATCATGATGATCAACATCGGTTTCGGGACCCTCATGGTGGCCGTGGGGGCCACGCCGGTCTCGATCCTGCCGCCGATCCTGCTGGCCATGGGCTACTCCACCTACGTGGCCATCGCCCTGCCGGCCATCGGCTATGACTCCCTCTGCACCTATGCGCTCCTGGGCGCGCCCATCGTGGTCTTCGTGGATCTCGCCAACAGTTTTCTCGGCAAGGGGAACGAGATCGCCCTTCACCAGGCCGGCATGGTCTTTTACATGTTTCTGCCGGTGGTTTCCACCATGATCGGGTTCTGCATGCTCTGGATCGTGGGGAAATGGCAGGCGATCCGGGAGGGGTGGCTCCCCTGCCTCCTCACCGGCGCGGTCATCGGCGTGGTGGCCCGCTTCACCAACCAGTACGACAACCTGGTGGTGTTGACGGGCGTCCTCTGCGGCATCGCCGTCATTGCCGCCATGGCGGCCTACCTGGTTGTCACCGGCGGCAAAGTGATCGACCGCTCCCTCCTCTCCGCCGAGGAGCGGGAATTCGCCGCAGCCATGCCCCTCTGGCGGGCTTTCATGCCGTGGACCCTCCTCGTTATCCTTATTCTCGTCCTGAACGTTCCCCAGGACCTTTTCTCCTGGCTCTACCGGACCATGAAACTGCCCATCACGGGCCTCACGGCCGACGGCAAGCCCCTGGACACGCGGGCCCTGTGGCAGGCCTACACCTGGATCCTGGTCAGCACCATCCTGGCCGTGCCGTTCCTGAAGCCCACGGGGGAGCAGCTCCGTGAAACGCTCCGGGTCTGGGCCCGGCGGGCACCCCGGCCGGTGTTCGCGGCAGCCGTTTTCTTCGCCATCGGCGAGATCATGAACATGGCGGGCTACGACATGGCGGCGGACCGGTTCGTGGTGCCGAGCATGGTCAAGGTGCTGGCCGATTCCTCGGCCCTGGCCTTCCAGGGGATGTACGGGGAGGTTGTAGCGTTCATCGGGCTCTTCGGCGGGTTCATCACCGGCAGCGAGGCATCGACCATCGCCATGTTCGCCAAGTACACCATGACCACGGCCAAGAACCTGGACATGCCGCTGTCGGGGCTGATCATAGTCACGGCGGGGCTCGCCTTCGGCGGCGGGCTTGCCAGCGTCATCTCGCCCGCCAAGCTCCAGAACGCTGCCGCAGCCATCGACAGGATCGGCGAGGAGGGGAAGGTGATCCGCATCGCCTTTGTCTTCGCGCTCCTGCTCACCCTGGTCACCTCCCTGTTTGTGGTTGTTCTGCTCACGGTCAACGGCATGGGGAGAGTTTAG
- a CDS encoding peptidylprolyl isomerase, producing the protein MAQAQKGDRVTIDFTGTLEDGTVFDSTLEGAGCDTDDCESDDCGDGGCGCEESGPMALTIGGGEFFEKIEEALIGMAPGEKKTVVIPAVEGFGEYDEEKVFTVERSDLPPDLTPEVGQELVISNENDEDFGVTVVEVTDESVTFDANHPLAGEDLTYEFQLVEIL; encoded by the coding sequence ATGGCACAAGCACAAAAAGGTGACCGGGTAACGATCGATTTCACCGGCACCCTGGAAGACGGAACGGTTTTCGACAGCACCCTCGAAGGGGCTGGATGCGACACGGACGATTGCGAATCCGATGACTGCGGCGACGGTGGCTGCGGCTGCGAGGAGAGCGGCCCCATGGCCCTGACCATCGGGGGTGGCGAGTTTTTCGAGAAGATCGAGGAGGCGCTGATCGGCATGGCCCCGGGTGAGAAGAAGACCGTGGTCATCCCGGCGGTGGAAGGCTTCGGCGAGTACGACGAGGAGAAGGTCTTCACCGTGGAGCGCTCCGATCTCCCCCCCGACCTGACCCCCGAAGTGGGGCAGGAACTGGTCATCTCCAACGAGAACGACGAGGACTTCGGCGTAACCGTGGTTGAAGTGACCGACGAAAGCGTCACCTTCGACGCCAACCACCCCCTGGCGGGCGAGGACCTCACCTACGAATTCCAACTGGTGGAAATCCTCTAG